In the Zingiber officinale cultivar Zhangliang chromosome 5A, Zo_v1.1, whole genome shotgun sequence genome, TCCTCTCCAGGCCATCTTCGGTCCAGCGGTCGCTTCTCTGGTGGTTCCTGCGGCCGATCGTCGGCGGCGTCGTGGCTAGTGCACAATGAGGAGCCGGATCTCGCATTGTTTTCCAACCGGTAGATCTTTCCTCTCTTTCCCTCACACTTCTCACAGAACGGTCGTGCCTTCCTTCTTGTTGGAATTGAACAGCGTCGCTATCGGGAGGTGATCCAGAGAGGTAAGGCTTCGTTGAATCTGTGTTGATTCAAGGATTCTAGCTAGCTGTTCTCCATTGATTCTTCCTGTTCTGGTTTGGGAAAGGAATTGGATCACGTTCTTGCTGTTACCCTGATCAAATCTTGATCATCTTCTCTTTGTGGCTGATTTAGGTCACGAGATTGGGTGTGTTTAATTGTTGACCTCATCTCTTGTGATCGGGTTGACTTCAATGAAATGAGGATCTGTGATCGTGAAGTGGATTCAGCAGAGGTGTTCTGTAGGTTGTGAGGTTCCTTGTTCTTGATTCCAGTAAGGTTGGGTGCTGTGGATTAACAAGCATGACTGTGTACTGTGGGTGTTGGTTCAACTCTACTTGTTCAGCATCCAGTAGCTAAGATTGAGGTAAGGAACAGATGATTGATTAGTTGAATGTAGGTTTGATTACATGGTCATGTGTAGATTAGTTAGGTTATATtgatttaggttttggatttctatctaaagggttgtttggggttaaggaaattaaccctaattaaccgttagaaaggttgagggatatggtttagggttatccctaaatttctatttaggatttatttagctatttgtttgtattctagctaaataaaagtaaatgtatttgtttgaCACATGACTCTGATTCGAGGCAGGcatctcgaccttggattgcttgattttACCTTCTATTTGaagcgggtaccctttgacttatctcttgatagtgtcttatgatatgtgcagtttatatatacttactagtgttggtagttagtatttccttgttttagtttagttgatacctatcatgtTTCTACTGTTAGTTGTTTTAcattagaactggatgcttttatcttttgccatgtgtatctATGTTTATAGAGATGGATATGTATATTTATAGTGCTCCACTAtattggattagttgctttacatgtttaatacgtgctcttggattcatgatacttatatcattgttatatgtgatgttcttggatttatattgtttatatcatggttatatatatgtgtttacctttttggcacacacatatatggaggaggctatgtttaGGTATGACATacttagcatcatgcaccatcccgcatgattgcatgttgggcgattgacgactccattattgttgagctcgtcggccggctacacgggcctgcacacaacgtgaccactgcatgggtagtggcgcagcacccagggtgtgtatggcagttgctctgtagtgctccgctggtccgctcatgggtagtgagactgcagcgtggtagcagacagggatctCTTCCCGTCAtcacgtaccgggagatgagagcattgcactccctcactatgtttgaggtaagaggataggtgtactctgacagcatcccgtccactcggtcactcattagggatagtgacggcagagtgcacgatgtcacaaccctacccactcggtctcgccatcgcgtgtgagacggctgactggcgtcaggggtgaccatgtcatattgcatcatatgcacggattgcattctttatgattgatgcattttggtgattgcatatgattgacatgcatacaggatacatgcttttactttgactatttttatctgtgtatattcacagtcagttgcacaagcctcgcaggtgagtacagtttatttcagttatgcattttcttattattcttgctatagactgtactttatgtctattgctggttattacagtttatttcagctatgcatatctgttatactgttaggagactgtatcgtaggttgtactgttaggaaactgtactgtaggctctatggtttagtgtactgtaccataggatgttactgtaccatgggtagtggtagctggagcgtgccgcttgtcctgtcgtgccacactcggtcactcatgggtagtggcggctggagttgcggcagcagggacccccgtcgcagacgtagctattcagttactatgcacctgtccatccggtcactcgagagtagtggcggcctttgggtggtacagtttgtcatcgatccggcctctcgaccatacaggggtcgtggtgcagagaggtgggcggggtgaccatccgtacatacgctgttgttattatatctgctggttgtttacttatgttgttgttgcttatctatgctgctgttgttaGATTATGCTGctattgtttatttatgctgttatgcttacttaggttgagatttatacctatgttaagtgtttagacactggcttacttactgttgacctgtatatacctcacatgataccatgtagttatgagcagtactgtagcaggactttgctacatctaccttcccttactagcctaggatatggtttcaggtatggatatatactttgtttacccagtagtatctgctatttatcttcccgagactgtatcctgttgtactcttagctgtttatgatactcatgcactgtctatcctattacccgctgagttttatactcaccacccgcattggtaatttcaccaggtagctgatagcgatgctagtacgcttggaggaggatcccgactgccggtcccatgtcacttccgaggatggttttacggttttggttttcattttattgtgagttaaacctttgaatttagcattgtaataattgagctgtggacttgttatttgtatttggttgttttgccgatgagtcaagccgggccggcccgcggtgagtttttgttattttatctttgctattcttgttttccgctgtgtttgattgtccagccgtgtgggctgtatattatctgcgtggttgtgatatatatttgtatacgtattatctgtggtgttgtataccggttctatttgtcactgctacaggggaggtgttgtccgattttcgtcggacaaccttactctcggggcgtgacagtactgttaggaaactgtactgtaggctctatggtttagtgtactgtaccataggatgttactggtggttatatgttgctatacatatctattggattacctgctgagttctttgaactcaccccgttgttactatttttcaggttgaggctgtcgggAGATATTTCAGTCGCTAgccccctttatcgcgaggattttcctattgtcgggatatgttttgcttttgcatcttatatatttgtgatgtgggttttgtattgtggactttatatcgaacacttgggtttactacttttggttttccgctgtgGATATTTTCTCatttacttcgtggatttgttttcttcgttgtagtggagtaggatgtttacatatatcttcgaggattctatatcgtccttctttattaaactgcgtggattgagtaTATGTGGAACTGTGttgaatgttgatataaactgcgtggtttatttcttatttgtactgtattgttccggccgtgtgggccgatgtatagatatatatattctggattcatattgtcacccgtacaggggagatgttgccgaaatttcttcggacaggaactacctggggcgtgacaatttatttggtatcaaagcatgGGTTACGATGCTCTGTATTTtcattttatctgataccaatatttttggtatcagagcaggtttacgatacctGCTTCTGTGTTTTGGATTTgtgagtttatctgataccaatttttggtatcagagcagatttCTGATACTTGTTTCTCGTGTTCTGGAGTTTGCGAGTTTATCTGGGTATTTTTGGATTTGTGCggattccgtcgattttctcgtttcggaattccaaggtattttgtcgaggttctttatggggctaagcagcgacaggacatctccagacgacaataGGTAAATTGGTAATTAtatagttttcatacctgtaataatatctggataacattttgttacagatatgacacatgcacgtgttccggtaccgagacgtggacgaccacgtaagaggccgatagattcCCCAGAgatagagtctccagagagttctGCTAGGGTCAAGCCTGTCCATCAAGGACAGACTCCTCAGGGTATTGGGAGCACGTCAGGTTCTCAAATCCCAACGGTTCCGATTTCAGAGGTACTTACCTCGACTGgaccactagtggtatcaccgTCGAAATATTTAGCACCTCCCCCATCAGTAGTACTCGCGGTATACTCGACACCCTCTCTAGTCATGCCTGTTACTACGTACTCGGTATTACTACAGATACCTGTGTCggttatgttagttagagccctagagccaatcatttgatgattgtattatggacttgttatatcatattcttatatataaataaaggcatttgtttttggttattatacttacttgtattggtgtcaaataaactaaatataatagcatccttaagtagaaggttctcacctatatcaatcggttagttgaactgatagtgagatgatatagggaacactattcttaatcattcctagttgagtattaacattcagggacaatgttaatgcaataagactagcatgtaggtcaactcaatgacttgatctcacaagtcatggatatagagatatcaagttgacacatgggtatgcattggagaatgcatactgaatgacccaccatgagaaagtatcatggatcgttatatgagtgtcatatactttctcatgtggctattagtatgactactagtccttagacttgaagtcaccatggatccctacataaggagttatgtactttggtttcgtcaaacgtcacccgtaactgggtggactataaaggcgattactgggtatgtaacgaattatgcagagagatgtgagtgatgtagatgggatctatccctcctatatgtcgagagtgacatcgatattttttatagagtgagaccatgaagtgcatggccatgcccaaatgagtcaatatgagatattgaactcatttgatttagtgagtctacttggagttcaagatttagattgattagaggatgacacagtctatgcctcacattgatcaatctagatgtttaggatagaaggacacttgtcatatattgtgaggagtcacaattagtagtcacaaggtgatgttggatcttgacatttttgtaacttgggtagtaatgatgtgttgctagataccgctcattacttatgctcctaaatgggtttaggggcattgccaacgttataagaacctatagggtcacacactaaggacaattagatggagattaggttcatatgatgaaccaagaggattagattcatttgatgaatcaaattggattaagagtaatcctaattgggctaattgagttggactcaagttgattcatgtgttcaatgagtctaatttagattatgactcattgaatcaatttaattaaataaattagattcattatattaaattggcttgaattaaatggttggattagatcaaccatgagagagattaagtcaagtttgacttgacttgagaggaagatgaagaggaagagtcaagtttgacttgactttatgacacatcatttgtgacttggcattaagtggccaatgacgaggtgccacatcatcatgtttagcacatgtgtgtgccacctcatggaggttacaaatctctttaatggccacacttaatgcaaaatgggggttacacttttgtgaaagtggccggccacttttgtgaagggaatgaattcatttttcaaaaaagtgtcatttacatcttcttcttcctcaagtgctctctcttcgtgctcttcctctcctctcttggccgaacaccatctaggtgctagcacacctattgtttggtcttctccacctaattagttcgtgtggatacttctagagagttgtctactttgacaacttgagatccggcatctccttggatgagcgggatacgaaaagggcacgcatcgaaggtataaagggtttcctctttgtaaatctagtgtagatctagattaaaaactcgtactcgtaatttttgttttatttctacttcgcacggatccggtggcttggagcttcggggtttctgcgatacgaaaaaacggttttcgcggcccgaaaaacccaacagtggtatcagagccacttgcgaagcttgtacgagtttagtttttgtttttatgacaaaaatttagtattgtaacattctgtaaatttctgatttttagagtttttatgggtatttttctcgtagaagcgaagcacaagtgtttcgacacttgtaggctttgactaccgagaagttttttccgaaacggcaaggtttcgccccaaaactttttgggacagcggactaaggcgcttttggatcgcttagggacactcgcgatggttagatcgcgggtaggggcgctgcccttggccccgcaaggggattcgttccgcgattgctcccgaaaatcgctaaacgggactgggaatttttactcgtaaaaattagtattaaaattacagaaaattatgaaaattacataatttagaattatgtataatttatgatagtcatggcccaaaagacccaatctgattggatttgtgttgtaattcatattacggcctgcgcgccgttatttgtgttgtgcgtgttatacatttgattcgcgacctgcgcatcgtgcctttctctattatttattcttgttgtaaattagtttagactcgaatgtaactcgagtttcaaaattgtaatgtacaaaattggagcggtggaaggtccactcgagacggagttacgagaagggcgcgagcaacacaaggtggtcaagggaaggagcttgagaagctgttgaccctaggttgatgagaagatcgtagtagggtcatgactaatcacaaattaatttaattaattgcttgtgtgtatatgatgcatgattagtaattaattagtgcctaacgattagattagatctaaatcgtgtacaagatgcgccctttcgattagattagatctatcgcgtatttgatacacatcgacgattagattagatctaaatcgcgtcaactctaatgtctaccgtgccgtgatatctatcactacctcgatcacatgtgttgttgaatctgccaaagcagagcaacacatattatcttggtagggtacggagggacaattttggtccctcTTATCTACTATGATTGAAATTTTTTCGAAGTGTTTGTCACACGGCGAGTTTAGGGGTTAAACCTTTGTCCAATGAGGGTAAAAATGTAATTGCAAAAAGTTAATTGGTTAGAAAAGGTTATTTGGATATCATGGGTACCTGCTACGCATTGTAGCAGCTATTCTTgagtagctgctacaaagtgTAGCAGCTAATCAGAAGTAACTGCTACACAGTGTAGCAACCACTCTTGACAAGCTGCTACACCATGTAGCAGCTTCTAACGACTAGCTGCTTCAACGTGCTGCAGTTACTTCTACAACGTGTAGAACctcatttaattgatctaaatAAAAAACTGAGATTGGTATGATCTATTTATTATTGGTTGAAAATGCAGAGTAACATCTTGTTGAGTGTAAATGAAGaaataactgctacacgttgtagcagcttcatcatttcaagttagctgctacaaagAGTAGTAGTTATTAgtcaaagtagctgctacaacgtatagcAGCAAAGCAAAGACACTGCAGCagcataaatatttttaaataatttttttaacaagtaTTTTTATGGTTAATATCTGTGAGAAAATATAGCTAGTAAAAACACGACTTATCGAGcggctgctacaagttgtagcaactacatGGAGAGTTagttgctacaaggtgtagcagttacctGTCGAAGTAGtcgctacatgttgtagcaactacatggAGAGTTAGTtgttacaaggtgtagcagttacctGCCGAAGTagctgttacacgttgtagcagctacatggagagTTAACTACTACAAAGTGTAGCAGTTACCTGTcgatgtagctgctacaatatgtagCAATTAACTTtcaaagtagctgctataactagTAGTAggaaaggaaagtccaagtggctgCAGGCGTTTGTATCAACCGTTGGCCTTGCATGTCGTAGCATAAATCCTTCCTTCCTTTTACGACCGTCattccaagttagctgctacaagttgtagcagctacatggacaATTTGCTGCGAAGTAGTTGCTGCAACGTTTAGAAGCGAAGCAAGGCGCTGCAtcagtaaaaaataatttcaaataattttttaccaagttgCTATACATGAACTTAAATATTTGTAGAGGTAGTATCTGCTAGAAAATTTATCTACCATAAAACCGACTTACCAAGTGACTGCTTCATgtttatagctgctacaacgtgtagcaactaaCGCGCAAATGTGGTTGTAGCCTACAGGTGTTTGTAGATGCCGTCATCCCTGCACGTTATAGAATTAATCCTTCTAATACATGTATGTTATAGATGGagaataacaaattaaaatgaaacgaaTTACCAGTGAGAATGGAAAGAGGTGGTAAGCTCTCACAACAACTGTGAGATTGAAGACGCCGGTGAAACTTTCCCAGTGGGAGGTGCGAGGTCTGATGGACGCTGAAGACGACGAGAGCgagagagagcggcgagggagattttaatttgaaaaatttttcacacagaaatattttaaaaaatgcgAAAATTGAGAGAGAATAAATGACATATTTTTTTATAGCGAAATTAAATTGACAACACCACATCTGCGCATCATTCACGGTCGCGcataaagtatatatatatatatatatatatatatatatatatatatatatatatatatatatatagtgttaaTCATGTTTTGAATTAATTTGGTCACGTGACAATGTTCCATCACCATCATTATGAGTTAATAATACACATTATTGGAGAAAGCCGTCTATTATCTCAAATCAATCCATTGAGTGAGTGCGATAGAACATTCCTGGGAGTGCTGTGCTGTGAGGACTTGCTTGTACGCTAAAGCTTCTCTTATTACGAGATTTTCACTCCTTTGCACGATAGGAAAAGCACGAGAATACACACACGCATACAATATAGTTTGATCCTTGATATATGGCATTGAATCGTGACcgttaattaatatttatggacgATCGTGACCGCCTGCACGAAGTCACTCCGCGGCGGAGGACTCGAAGCGGAAGACCTCCAGGCGCGCGGCCGGCGACACGGCCGCGAGGAAGATCCTCGCCGTCGATTCGTGGGACACCGCCGCGGCCTCCTTCTCCACTAGGACCGCCTCCACGATCCCCTTCCCGACGACCTCTCCCTCGCCCCCGCCGCCAGCGGCCAGGCAGGCGATCATCGCTGCCTGGACGGGGCCGAGGCTAGGGTTGTACGCGGCCGACTCCACGTAGGACCCGGCGTACACCCTTTCCTTCCCGTCGGCCACAGAAAACCCCGCCGCGCACCCGGAGTACGGCGCGTGCGATGCCCTAGCCGCCGCCTTCGCGGCCTCCCGCATCCTCTGCCCCAAATCGCCGCCTCCTCCGCCCCCATTGCGATCGAGGCCACCGAGGTCGTTTTTGTGCGGCTCGAGGAGGCGCGGCGCGCCCTTGGGGAGGAGATCGTGGGGGCCGAAAGGGTGGGGCAGGAGGGAGGACAGGGGGCGGAAGGCGGGGTCGGCGTCGGAGGTGACCAGGATCTGAATCTCCCCGGCGCCACGGATCTCCTGGAGGAACTGGCGGCAGTGGCCACAAGGGAAGGCGGATACGGCGATGTACAGGATCGCGGACTCGCCGTGCGCAGCTGCGTTGGCCACCACGAACTGTTCGGCATGGACGGAGTGATGCAGCGGCAGGCCAGGGAACTCGACGTTGACGCCGACGAAGATGCGGCCGTTGGCGCCCAACCCGACGGCGCCGACGGAGAAGCGGGAGATGGGGGGTCGCGCCATCAGCTTGGCCGCGGGGACGAGGAGGGGTACGAGTTCCCTCACGGCCGTGACGCCCGCCTCCTTGGCCAGCGCTTCCGCCTCCTCCGCCTCGATCACGAACCTTCCGCCAGTCGAGATCGCCGGCTCCATGGATTCCGTCTACACTTGTTCGGTTCTCCGGGAAGCTAGGAAGGGGGATGCGAAACAATGCCCCCGCCCCTGGCTGTGCCTCTCTGCCTTCGGTTTGTTGTCTGTCGTTCGAGACCATGAGGCAATGTATTTAAACGCCACCCAAAGCAGTCATTTTAAACTCAGACCGGACCGTTCAACAGGGAATCAAACCCTTCACAACAGcgcttttttctttcctttattttatCTCTTTGTCAGCATGTTTATCTTGTTATCTTTTTAATTTGTAATATTCTCTCCATACAAATTGACTCGAAGGCGAGGCGCTGGTCCACAGGTTGGGGGATGCTTGCACTGCTTCGGTGGTAAGTTCCTTGTTCTTTCTCCAAGTGGTTGCGTCTCATGCGTGTCCAAAGATCCTCCTCCGTCAAATGATTCCCCCCACAATCTAGCACGCAGTTGCAGTAATATGGTGGTACTTTCCAGCTAATCTCGTGCATGGCTGAAGCGGATTTCCATCCAGTTTAacacatgattttaatttttaactcccGTTGTGTGAGGTGTGAGTCAGACTGCAGAGCCAATTGAACCTTGCGGATGTGATTTGACTTGTACGACGCAATCGGACAAGCGTGGCAGTTGTTCTCTGTAGTCCAGCTAAACTCCACTGACACGACCTCCTACAACTCCACGTGGAGTCCGTGCTTCCTCCATTATTGTCGCTTCTTCATTTATAGATTAGAAACAAAGTAAATCACAGACAGCTGATAGATTAGAAACAGGGTTTTGATTGATTTGGATGAGGCAAACAGGATGGCAGATGTGTTACGATGGATCATGTATTAATTTTCCTGTGTGTATGTTTTTGGAGAAAAATTTCTCGCATCTCTTAATTATTGCATGGTTAACTATAAgttgatttataatttattttattttacataaTTGGAGATGGAATATGAAAGAGACAGCGTAATCATCTGATATTGAGCTGCTGTTGATCTGTTTCTGTAATGCAGAGAGATTCAGAAGTTGACACAATTTTAGTGGTTTTTTTTTTGCGTAAGCCtatttcattaaaaaaacaaGTCTGAATAATATTTTGAAGACAAGTGCAAAAATCCTTAGGTTTTTTGTTTCTAAAAGTCATTTTATCTCTTTCTAATGTTTGAATACAGCAGTGGCAGCAAtgtaatattattataattttttttattaggaaTGGGGAGGATGATACACGAGAAGGGGAGATGACCGATCCTCTGA is a window encoding:
- the LOC121981884 gene encoding cytidine deaminase 1-like — translated: MEPAISTGGRFVIEAEEAEALAKEAGVTAVRELVPLLVPAAKLMARPPISRFSVGAVGLGANGRIFVGVNVEFPGLPLHHSVHAEQFVVANAAAHGESAILYIAVSAFPCGHCRQFLQEIRGAGEIQILVTSDADPAFRPLSSLLPHPFGPHDLLPKGAPRLLEPHKNDLGGLDRNGGGGGGDLGQRMREAAKAAARASHAPYSGCAAGFSVADGKERVYAGSYVESAAYNPSLGPVQAAMIACLAAGGGGEGEVVGKGIVEAVLVEKEAAAVSHESTARIFLAAVSPAARLEVFRFESSAAE